In Acaryochloris marina S15, a single genomic region encodes these proteins:
- the dnaJ gene encoding molecular chaperone DnaJ, with protein sequence MARDYYDILGVSRSADPDELKRSYRRLARKYHPDVNKESGAEETFKEINKAYETLSDPQMRGRYDQFGEAGVSSAAGAGYQDFGDFGGFADIFETFFNGFGGSPQSGRRRSGPARGEDLRFDLKLKFREAVFGGEQQIRISHLESCKTCEGSGAKPGTRPQTCGTCQGAGQVRRMTRTPLGNFTQVSVCPACNGQGQTVSEKCDSCGGRGQNQVSKKLQIKIPAGVDTGTRLRVSNEGDAGQKGGPPGDLYVYLFVQEDSEFRRDGTNVLSEFKISYLQAILGAQLPLTTVDGEEDITIPAGTQPGTVLTLENHGVPRLGNPVSRGDHLITIIIDIPNRISPEERELLVQLASIRAEQTGKGGIESFLGGIFGR encoded by the coding sequence ATGGCCCGCGACTACTACGACATTCTAGGTGTTTCCCGCAGCGCCGACCCCGATGAGCTCAAACGTTCCTATCGACGTTTAGCTCGTAAGTATCATCCTGATGTCAATAAAGAATCAGGGGCCGAAGAGACTTTTAAGGAAATCAACAAAGCCTACGAAACTTTATCCGATCCACAAATGCGGGGACGGTATGACCAGTTTGGCGAAGCAGGTGTTAGCTCTGCAGCTGGGGCAGGCTATCAAGACTTTGGCGACTTCGGTGGATTTGCAGATATCTTTGAAACCTTTTTTAATGGTTTTGGAGGGAGTCCACAATCAGGCAGACGTCGCTCAGGTCCAGCACGTGGTGAGGATCTGAGGTTTGATCTCAAACTGAAGTTTAGAGAAGCAGTATTTGGAGGAGAACAGCAAATTCGCATTTCTCATCTAGAAAGCTGTAAAACTTGCGAAGGTAGTGGTGCAAAACCTGGTACTCGCCCTCAAACCTGCGGCACTTGCCAGGGGGCAGGTCAGGTTCGACGCATGACCCGCACGCCTCTAGGAAACTTTACCCAAGTGTCTGTTTGTCCAGCTTGTAATGGCCAAGGACAAACTGTTTCGGAGAAATGTGATAGTTGCGGTGGACGAGGGCAAAATCAAGTCAGTAAGAAATTACAAATCAAAATTCCAGCCGGCGTAGATACGGGAACCCGATTGCGCGTTTCCAATGAGGGAGATGCAGGCCAAAAAGGTGGCCCACCAGGCGATTTATATGTCTATCTATTTGTCCAAGAAGATTCAGAATTTCGAAGGGATGGCACTAATGTCCTTTCAGAATTCAAGATCAGTTATTTGCAAGCTATTTTGGGAGCCCAATTGCCCCTAACAACGGTAGATGGGGAAGAAGACATTACCATTCCTGCAGGAACGCAACCCGGCACTGTGTTAACGCTAGAGAATCATGGTGTCCCCCGTTTAGGTAATCCAGTCAGTCGGGGAGATCATTTAATCACGATTATTATCGATATCCCTAACCGTATCTCCCCAGAAGAACGTGAGTTGTTGGTTCAGCTCGCTAGTATTCGAGCTGAGCAAACAGGCAAAGGCGGAATCGAAAGTTTCCTAGGGGGCATTTTTGGCCGATGA
- a CDS encoding SRPBCC family protein: MDNDLSLIDTPDEQLSPDITPEELAAVTLETKKLEKRHRQIQAQISLPFSPEQIWDVLIDYEALADFIPNLAKSERLPHPESIRIEQIGVKNALFLKFSARVVLDMVEDFPHAIRFEMVEGDFNAFAGSWEMIVAEDQPGTTLAYTLQVCPTRLIPVKAIELQLGKDLPRNLIAIRQRLYQVYGE; encoded by the coding sequence ATGGATAATGATTTAAGCCTCATAGATACTCCGGATGAACAGCTGAGTCCAGACATTACTCCTGAAGAGCTGGCCGCTGTCACTCTAGAAACAAAAAAATTAGAAAAACGACATCGGCAAATCCAAGCTCAGATTTCTTTGCCCTTTTCACCTGAGCAGATCTGGGATGTCCTCATTGACTATGAAGCCCTAGCAGATTTTATTCCCAACCTGGCTAAAAGTGAGCGTTTACCCCATCCAGAAAGTATTCGCATTGAACAAATCGGTGTTAAAAATGCGTTATTTCTAAAATTCTCGGCCCGGGTTGTGCTCGATATGGTGGAAGACTTTCCCCATGCCATTCGATTTGAGATGGTTGAAGGTGACTTTAATGCCTTTGCAGGCTCTTGGGAAATGATAGTGGCTGAAGATCAGCCAGGCACAACCTTAGCCTATACCTTGCAGGTCTGCCCAACGCGCTTAATTCCGGTGAAAGCAATAGAACTGCAGCTTGGGAAAGACCTACCTCGAAATCTTATAGCGATCCGCCAAAGGTTATACCAAGTTTATGGTGAGTAG
- the grpE gene encoding nucleotide exchange factor GrpE → MSEDAKQHENTEANDVSYSDESSLHQDDSNSEYEELVVDDSEELSIDTLEELVSSASPDNETNSSTASPEELPISEQADSSEALSQLATEVEALKSQLDERTSQYVRIAADFENVRRRTAREKTDLEQRVKRDTLSELLPVIDSFDRARSHINPQTDQEENIHNSYQGVYKQLVDCLKRIGVGPMRSKGQPFDPNLHEAVMREPTNEFEEGMVVEELVSGYLLGEQVLRHAMVKVAAPLEQEEPEAVTEEEVAEEAENAVSE, encoded by the coding sequence ATGAGCGAAGACGCGAAGCAGCACGAGAATACTGAGGCTAACGATGTAAGTTATTCGGATGAATCTTCGCTTCATCAGGATGATTCAAACTCAGAGTACGAAGAATTAGTGGTAGACGATTCTGAAGAGTTGTCCATAGATACTTTAGAAGAACTTGTTTCATCTGCCTCGCCTGACAATGAGACCAATAGTTCGACCGCATCACCAGAAGAATTGCCAATATCTGAACAAGCAGACTCGTCAGAGGCACTGTCCCAGTTAGCCACAGAAGTTGAAGCTTTGAAGAGTCAATTAGACGAACGCACTAGTCAATATGTAAGAATCGCAGCGGATTTCGAGAACGTTCGCAGACGTACAGCACGTGAGAAAACAGATTTAGAACAACGGGTAAAACGAGATACTCTCAGTGAGCTACTTCCCGTTATTGATAGCTTTGATCGGGCCAGATCTCATATCAACCCTCAAACCGATCAAGAAGAAAATATTCACAACAGTTACCAAGGAGTCTACAAACAGTTAGTGGATTGTCTTAAGCGCATTGGGGTAGGACCGATGCGATCTAAAGGACAACCCTTTGACCCCAACCTCCATGAAGCAGTAATGCGCGAACCCACTAACGAGTTCGAGGAAGGTATGGTTGTTGAAGAATTAGTCAGCGGGTATTTGTTAGGTGAACAGGTTTTACGACATGCAATGGTAAAAGTTGCTGCTCCTTTAGAACAAGAAGAGCCTGAAGCCGTTACTGAGGAAGAGGTTGCTGAGGAAGCTGAAAACGCTGTCTCTGAATAA
- a CDS encoding type IV pilus twitching motility protein PilT, producing MDYMIEDLMEEVVERGGSDLHLSVGLPPYIRINGKLTPTDYDPLSQEQCQRLIFSMLNNTQRKQLEQTWELDCSYGVRGLARFRVNVYKDRGTYAAALRALSSKIPAIETLGLPNIVREMSEKPRGLVLVTGPTGSGKTTTLASMINNINLTRAEHILTVEDPIEFVYEPIKSLIHQRQVGEDTKSFSNALRAALREDPDVILVGEMRDLETIQLAISAAETGHLVFGTLHTSSAAQTVDRMVDVFPPEQQTQVRVQLSNSLVAVFSQTLVTRKNPKPGEFGRVMAQEIMVSTPGIANLIREGKTSQIYSAIQTGGKLGMVTLEKVLAELYQAGSISFESAVSKTSRPDEMQRLMGAAPMGNQRGAGATSYRR from the coding sequence ATGGACTACATGATTGAAGACCTAATGGAAGAAGTCGTTGAGCGAGGAGGCTCTGATTTACACCTCTCAGTAGGCTTACCTCCCTACATTCGTATCAACGGAAAATTAACTCCTACTGATTATGATCCACTGAGTCAAGAGCAATGTCAGCGTCTTATCTTTAGCATGCTGAATAATACTCAACGGAAACAATTAGAGCAAACATGGGAATTAGATTGCTCTTACGGTGTCAGAGGCCTAGCTCGTTTTAGGGTTAATGTCTATAAGGATCGAGGTACTTATGCTGCTGCATTACGAGCACTCAGCTCTAAGATTCCTGCTATAGAAACGTTGGGATTACCAAATATTGTCCGAGAAATGTCTGAGAAGCCCCGTGGTTTGGTACTAGTGACTGGTCCCACAGGCTCGGGAAAAACAACGACCCTTGCCTCCATGATTAACAATATCAATCTAACTCGGGCTGAACATATTCTCACGGTCGAAGATCCCATTGAATTTGTTTATGAACCTATTAAAAGCCTGATCCACCAGCGTCAAGTTGGTGAAGATACCAAGAGCTTTTCGAATGCACTGCGGGCTGCTCTCCGTGAAGATCCAGATGTTATTCTTGTAGGGGAAATGCGGGATCTTGAAACGATTCAACTTGCTATTTCTGCAGCAGAAACCGGTCACTTAGTTTTTGGAACACTTCATACTAGTTCAGCAGCCCAAACTGTTGATCGGATGGTAGATGTATTTCCGCCTGAGCAACAGACTCAAGTTCGAGTGCAATTGTCTAACTCTTTGGTGGCTGTATTTAGCCAAACGCTAGTGACGCGGAAAAATCCGAAACCAGGTGAGTTTGGGAGAGTCATGGCACAAGAAATTATGGTATCCACTCCCGGAATTGCTAACTTAATTCGTGAAGGAAAAACATCTCAGATATACTCTGCTATTCAAACTGGAGGAAAGTTAGGAATGGTTACTTTAGAGAAAGTCCTAGCTGAACTCTATCAGGCTGGCTCGATTTCCTTTGAATCAGCTGTATCCAAGACATCCCGTCCTGATGAAATGCAGCGATTAATGGGAGCAGCCCCTATGGGTAATCAACGTGGCGCTGGTGCCACTTCTTATCGGCGATAA
- the rsgA gene encoding small ribosomal subunit biogenesis GTPase RsgA: MNKQTDTPLTGTVLAVQANFYQVQLQEAQNHPSDQLLCTRRSRLKKLGQQVMVGDQVVVEEPDWLGQRGAIASILPRQSQLSRPPIANVNQILLMFALTEPKLDPQQLTRFLVTAEQTHLPIVLCFNKRDLTSYATQKAWRDRMKQWGYDPILISLQTGVGLKALERPLKQRITVASGLSGVGKSSLINHFIPEIDLRVGRVSERWGQGRHTTRHVELFELSKGGFLADTPGFNQPSLDNILPAQLGRCFPEIRQRLSQSQCQFKDCQHINEPNCAVRGDWERYPYYLNLLAEVTEEHAKRQMMAATEDRTKRKSGKRGKVQNEPKLETKRYRRPSRRQLQQDLQNIDLDHLEHSSS; encoded by the coding sequence ATGAATAAGCAGACCGATACTCCGTTAACGGGAACAGTGTTAGCTGTTCAGGCCAACTTTTATCAGGTACAGCTGCAAGAAGCACAAAATCATCCCTCTGATCAGTTACTCTGCACTCGCCGCTCTCGCCTCAAAAAGCTAGGCCAACAGGTGATGGTCGGGGATCAAGTGGTTGTAGAAGAACCGGATTGGCTAGGGCAACGGGGTGCGATCGCAAGTATTCTCCCCCGTCAATCCCAACTTTCTCGTCCGCCCATTGCTAATGTCAATCAAATCCTATTGATGTTTGCCTTGACGGAGCCCAAATTAGACCCCCAACAATTGACCCGATTTTTGGTCACAGCGGAGCAGACCCACCTGCCCATTGTGCTTTGCTTCAATAAGCGGGATTTAACCTCCTATGCCACGCAAAAAGCTTGGCGCGATCGCATGAAACAGTGGGGGTATGATCCTATTTTGATTAGTCTCCAAACAGGGGTGGGGTTAAAAGCGCTTGAGCGTCCTCTCAAGCAACGCATCACTGTGGCATCAGGACTATCAGGGGTGGGAAAATCCAGTCTCATAAATCATTTCATTCCAGAAATCGACTTGCGTGTAGGGCGTGTCTCTGAACGGTGGGGCCAGGGTCGTCACACCACTCGACATGTCGAGCTATTTGAACTCTCCAAAGGAGGCTTTTTAGCGGATACCCCTGGTTTTAACCAACCCAGCTTAGACAACATTCTGCCAGCCCAGTTAGGACGGTGTTTTCCAGAAATCCGGCAACGGCTTTCCCAATCCCAATGCCAGTTTAAGGATTGCCAGCATATTAATGAACCCAACTGTGCCGTTAGAGGAGACTGGGAGCGCTATCCTTATTACTTAAATTTGCTGGCAGAGGTGACAGAGGAACATGCCAAGCGACAGATGATGGCAGCTACTGAAGACCGAACGAAACGCAAATCCGGCAAGCGGGGCAAAGTCCAAAATGAGCCCAAGTTAGAAACGAAGCGCTATCGTCGCCCATCCCGTCGACAGCTCCAACAAGATCTCCAAAATATTGATTTAGATCATCTTGAACATTCGTCATCTTGA
- a CDS encoding type II secretion system F family protein yields MPTYVVRARDPQGKSSQKRVSATSQKEARSNIQRQGLQILDIKESQGFSMSAELDLSFLQSITVKDKALFSRQFSALVNAGVALVRGLGVMSEQCKNPKLKKALLDVNAAVQQGVSLSDAMRGHPAAFDQLYVAMIQAGETGGVLDEVLNRLATLLEDQARLKNQIRSALAYPVVVGFIAVSIFLGMVIFLIPVFDGIFSQLGGDLPAFTQLMVNLSEFLRTPIYGIMVAAFFFGASFALRQYYRTRAGRETIDRIMLKLPLFGDLIQKTAVARFCRTFGSLSRSGVPILYSLEIVRDTAGNQVVSNAIDEARREIQGGGMLSLALQKEKVFPILATQMINVGEETGEIDKMLMKVADFYEDEVEQAVKAMTSVMEPLMIVVLGGMVGSILVAMYLPMFKIFDLIG; encoded by the coding sequence ATGCCAACTTATGTTGTTCGTGCGCGAGATCCTCAAGGTAAATCTAGCCAAAAAAGGGTAAGCGCAACCTCTCAAAAAGAAGCTCGTTCAAATATCCAGCGTCAAGGACTACAAATCCTTGATATCAAGGAATCTCAAGGCTTCAGCATGAGTGCTGAGCTTGATCTGAGTTTTCTTCAATCCATCACTGTCAAAGATAAGGCTCTTTTCTCTAGACAATTTTCAGCTTTAGTCAATGCCGGGGTTGCATTGGTAAGAGGGTTGGGAGTTATGTCTGAACAGTGCAAGAATCCTAAGCTGAAAAAAGCACTTTTAGATGTGAATGCTGCTGTGCAACAAGGCGTTAGTTTGTCGGATGCCATGAGAGGCCATCCAGCGGCTTTCGATCAGCTTTATGTTGCCATGATTCAAGCAGGTGAAACGGGTGGTGTCTTGGACGAAGTGCTAAATCGTCTTGCAACCCTACTTGAAGATCAAGCACGTCTCAAAAATCAGATTCGATCAGCTCTTGCTTACCCAGTAGTAGTTGGATTTATTGCTGTATCTATTTTCTTGGGAATGGTCATTTTTCTCATTCCCGTTTTCGATGGCATTTTTAGCCAATTGGGTGGCGATTTGCCAGCATTTACTCAACTGATGGTGAACCTCAGTGAGTTTTTGCGAACACCAATCTATGGAATAATGGTTGCTGCTTTTTTCTTTGGTGCTAGTTTTGCACTCCGTCAATACTATCGAACACGGGCAGGCAGAGAAACGATAGACCGAATCATGCTTAAGTTGCCCCTGTTTGGTGATCTAATTCAAAAGACCGCTGTAGCTAGATTCTGCCGCACCTTCGGGTCTCTCTCCCGTTCAGGGGTTCCTATCTTGTATTCACTGGAAATAGTGCGAGATACTGCTGGTAATCAGGTAGTTTCCAATGCTATTGATGAAGCTCGTCGCGAAATCCAAGGAGGAGGGATGCTAAGTCTGGCTCTGCAGAAAGAGAAAGTTTTTCCTATCCTAGCCACGCAGATGATCAATGTGGGGGAGGAAACGGGTGAGATTGATAAGATGCTCATGAAGGTTGCTGACTTTTATGAAGATGAGGTAGAACAGGCAGTTAAAGCCATGACTAGTGTGATGGAACCCTTAATGATTGTTGTGTTAGGGGGGATGGTTGGTTCCATTCTTGTAGCTATGTATTTACCTATGTTCAAGATCTTCGATCTAATTGGCTAA
- the dnaK gene encoding molecular chaperone DnaK, translating to MGKVIGIDLGTTNSCVAVLEGGKPVVIPNTEGGRTTPSIVGFAKSGDRLVGQLAKRQAVTNAENTIFSIKRFIGRRWQETETERSRVAYTSVPGKDETVDVQIRGKNYTPQEISAMVLQKLKQDAEAYLGEAVSQAVITVPAYFSDAQRQATKDAGTIAGLEVLRIINEPTAASLSYGLEKQEEDHKILVFDLGGGTFDVSILQLGDGVFEVKATAGNNHLGGDDFDESILRWMLESFHQTESIDLSKDKMALQRLREAAEKAKIELSSTITTSINLPFITADETGPKHLEMDLTRAKFEELAAELVTGTMEPVERALKDSGLQAEDIERIILVGGSTRIPAVQETVKQYFGGQSPDRSVNPDESIALGAAIQAGVLGGEVKDLLLLDVSPLSMGIETLGGVFTKIIDRNTTLPTSRSQSFSTATDGQTCVEIQVYQGERAMVKDNKCLGRFELTGIPPAPRGVPQIEVTFDIDANGILNVSAQDKGTGREQSIRISNTGGLSSLEVERMRQEAQIYADQDQQLKEVAHQKNQIDSMLYSCSATLKDNASTVSPELKQRAEQAAAELKVLADQPDVTAETLKLRIDTLQQVLLDIGAEVYQQSATNSPSPNDVYNPSDVYNSQPSTVVTPDPGSEPSEPLDDDSTIVGDFDDTVITDYEAVD from the coding sequence ATGGGTAAGGTCATTGGTATTGATCTAGGAACAACGAATAGCTGTGTTGCTGTTCTTGAAGGGGGGAAACCTGTCGTTATCCCTAATACTGAGGGTGGGAGAACGACCCCTAGTATTGTTGGTTTTGCTAAATCTGGGGACCGCCTAGTTGGCCAACTTGCCAAACGACAAGCAGTCACCAATGCTGAAAACACCATTTTCAGTATTAAACGTTTCATCGGTCGCAGATGGCAGGAAACGGAAACGGAAAGATCTCGTGTAGCTTATACCTCCGTTCCTGGCAAAGATGAAACTGTTGATGTTCAGATTCGAGGGAAAAACTATACACCTCAAGAAATTTCAGCAATGGTTTTACAGAAGCTGAAGCAAGATGCTGAAGCTTACTTGGGAGAGGCAGTATCTCAAGCTGTAATCACAGTTCCTGCTTATTTCAGTGATGCCCAGCGCCAAGCCACAAAGGATGCAGGAACCATCGCTGGATTAGAAGTTCTACGGATCATCAACGAACCTACTGCAGCTTCTTTATCTTACGGTCTGGAAAAGCAAGAAGAAGACCATAAAATTCTAGTCTTTGACTTAGGTGGTGGCACCTTCGATGTCTCCATATTACAGCTAGGGGATGGCGTATTTGAGGTCAAGGCCACTGCTGGCAACAATCACCTCGGTGGGGATGACTTTGACGAATCTATTTTGAGATGGATGTTAGAAAGTTTTCACCAAACTGAATCTATTGATCTATCAAAAGACAAAATGGCGCTGCAGCGATTACGGGAAGCAGCGGAAAAAGCCAAAATTGAGCTATCCAGCACGATCACGACCTCCATTAACTTGCCATTCATTACGGCTGATGAAACGGGTCCCAAGCATTTGGAGATGGATTTAACCCGAGCTAAATTTGAAGAGTTAGCCGCTGAACTGGTAACAGGAACGATGGAACCTGTTGAACGGGCACTTAAGGATTCAGGCTTACAAGCTGAAGACATCGAGCGCATCATTTTGGTAGGAGGCTCAACCCGAATTCCTGCAGTCCAAGAAACAGTCAAACAATACTTTGGCGGTCAAAGTCCTGATCGTTCTGTAAATCCTGATGAATCGATTGCCCTGGGTGCAGCCATTCAAGCTGGCGTATTGGGAGGAGAAGTTAAGGATCTATTGCTACTGGACGTATCCCCTCTGTCGATGGGCATTGAAACGTTGGGGGGGGTATTCACCAAAATCATTGACCGTAATACAACCTTACCTACTAGTCGTTCTCAAAGCTTTTCAACCGCAACAGATGGGCAAACCTGTGTAGAAATCCAGGTTTATCAGGGCGAGCGAGCGATGGTGAAAGATAACAAGTGTCTCGGCCGCTTTGAATTAACCGGCATACCTCCGGCACCGAGGGGTGTACCTCAAATTGAAGTCACTTTTGATATTGATGCTAATGGAATTCTCAATGTTTCTGCCCAAGATAAAGGAACAGGGCGTGAACAAAGTATTCGTATCTCTAATACAGGTGGTTTAAGCAGCTTAGAAGTTGAGAGAATGCGCCAAGAAGCCCAAATATATGCTGATCAAGATCAGCAATTGAAAGAAGTCGCACACCAAAAAAATCAGATTGATAGCATGCTCTACAGCTGTAGTGCTACTTTAAAGGACAACGCGAGTACAGTTTCTCCAGAACTCAAGCAACGGGCCGAACAGGCAGCCGCTGAACTTAAGGTTTTAGCAGACCAACCTGATGTCACAGCAGAAACCTTGAAGCTTCGCATAGATACGCTTCAGCAGGTACTCTTAGATATTGGGGCTGAAGTTTATCAACAATCGGCAACAAACTCGCCATCGCCTAATGATGTTTATAATCCGAGTGACGTTTATAATAGTCAACCTAGCACTGTAGTAACTCCTGATCCAGGTTCAGAGCCTTCAGAACCACTGGATGATGACTCCACCATTGTTGGAGACTTCGATGATACGGTTATCACTGACTATGAAGCCGTAGATTAG
- a CDS encoding J domain-containing protein: MPIDPNFYQLLDLSPEASSDEIHDAYRKKSKVYHPDTTTLPKEVAIQKFQQLNDAYGILSNPKLRKAYDYRLGVSSVKYTPVQKVPHSDTPLASSQVQIQERPLSPGELVALLILCITFLGCLILAVVLGFARGEMMFVEPTALTDVSSKFV; the protein is encoded by the coding sequence ATGCCGATAGATCCAAATTTCTACCAGTTGTTAGATCTTTCTCCTGAAGCCTCTAGTGATGAGATCCATGATGCCTATCGAAAAAAGAGTAAGGTTTACCATCCTGACACGACTACCCTTCCCAAAGAAGTGGCTATCCAAAAATTTCAACAACTTAATGATGCTTATGGCATTCTGAGTAATCCTAAACTAAGAAAAGCATATGATTATCGTTTAGGGGTATCGTCTGTCAAATATACTCCCGTGCAGAAAGTACCCCATTCAGATACTCCATTGGCCTCTTCACAGGTGCAAATTCAAGAACGTCCTTTGTCTCCTGGGGAGCTTGTTGCATTACTAATTTTGTGTATCACCTTCTTAGGGTGTTTAATCCTGGCAGTGGTACTGGGGTTTGCCCGTGGGGAAATGATGTTTGTAGAACCTACTGCTTTAACTGATGTGAGTTCGAAGTTTGTATGA
- a CDS encoding sulfurtransferase TusA family protein has translation MTEPCPPRLPTSDDQIDLRGTPCPLNFVRTKLHLQKMAPGSLLEVWLDPGEPIEQVPDSLKMAGYEIEQLQDCSGFYALQVRSADV, from the coding sequence ATGACGGAACCCTGTCCGCCGCGTTTACCAACATCAGATGATCAGATCGATTTAAGGGGGACACCTTGCCCCCTCAATTTTGTTCGCACCAAGCTACATCTGCAAAAAATGGCACCTGGATCATTGTTAGAAGTCTGGTTAGATCCTGGCGAACCCATTGAGCAAGTACCCGATAGCCTCAAAATGGCTGGTTATGAAATTGAACAATTACAAGACTGTTCAGGTTTTTACGCTTTGCAAGTCAGATCAGCTGATGTATGA
- a CDS encoding GspE/PulE family protein produces MVNSSSQRRALVTRHNFSPFGNKLISTGYVDQDQMREATLESRRSGRSLVEILQGLTGQSLPPELLRQYKRQQLFELKILYGIDSLDLELSQIPTDQIEELIQNYISLDLCRRYQLVPLTLDQETDPATLLVAMVDPDNLGALDDLGRILREKNLTLQRMVIAVEDYQQLISKYLDQQAAQQKANEKPIEFDLDDDLDAIAGLDDLPTDELETDLGAALQDAETAPIIGLVNKILAKALQSGVSDIHIEPQEDHLRVRFRKDGVLQQAFDPLPRKIIPAVISRFKIISELDIAERRLPQDGRIRRLFQGRKIDFRVNTLPSRYGEKIVLRILDNSSTQLGLDKLVADEDSLNIVREMVSRPFGLILVTGPTGSGKTTTLYSALAECNHPGVNISTAEDPIEYTLPGLTQVQVIREKGMDFASILRAFLRQDPDVILVGETRDKETAKTAIEAALTGHLVLTTLHTNDAASAVARLAEMEVEPFMVSASLLGVVAQRLVRRVCSDCKVPYQPSPSELGRFGLSASPGTEITFYKANSLSADELQTAQATGQTVCSKCNGIGYKGRCGVYEVMQITETLQTLITEGAPTERIKEVAVEEGMKTLLAYSLELVKKGDTTLAEVERVTFTDSGLEAELKAKRKTSLTGVSKGSGMHGSKKNGSRTIDPVPEPKTIMTLPSQLLTVLAHDEF; encoded by the coding sequence ATGGTTAACTCTTCCTCACAGCGGCGTGCTCTAGTTACTCGGCACAATTTTTCCCCTTTTGGCAATAAGCTGATTTCAACAGGTTATGTTGACCAAGACCAAATGCGGGAAGCGACCTTAGAAAGTCGACGCTCCGGACGTTCTCTTGTCGAAATTCTTCAGGGACTTACTGGACAGTCTTTACCACCAGAACTCCTACGCCAATATAAACGACAACAACTTTTTGAACTAAAGATCCTTTATGGCATCGACTCCTTAGATCTTGAGTTAAGCCAAATTCCGACGGATCAAATCGAAGAATTGATCCAGAATTATATTTCTCTTGACTTATGTCGACGCTATCAGTTGGTCCCCCTAACCCTTGATCAAGAAACGGACCCGGCAACGTTGCTGGTTGCAATGGTTGATCCAGATAATTTAGGTGCTCTGGACGATCTAGGACGAATTCTAAGGGAGAAAAATCTGACCTTGCAACGCATGGTGATTGCGGTTGAAGACTATCAGCAACTCATCAGTAAGTATCTCGATCAGCAAGCTGCTCAGCAAAAAGCTAATGAAAAACCGATTGAGTTTGATTTAGACGATGACTTAGATGCGATCGCAGGTCTAGACGATCTCCCTACTGATGAACTTGAGACTGACCTCGGGGCAGCCCTGCAAGATGCGGAAACGGCTCCCATTATTGGTTTAGTTAACAAAATTCTGGCTAAAGCCTTGCAGAGCGGTGTATCTGATATTCATATTGAACCGCAAGAAGATCACCTTCGTGTTCGATTCCGTAAAGATGGTGTGCTCCAACAGGCCTTCGATCCGCTGCCCAGGAAGATTATTCCTGCTGTTATATCCCGTTTCAAAATCATTTCAGAGTTAGATATTGCTGAGCGTCGCCTTCCTCAAGATGGTCGCATCCGGCGACTTTTTCAGGGACGCAAGATTGACTTTCGGGTTAATACCTTACCGAGCCGATATGGAGAGAAGATTGTACTTCGTATTCTGGATAACTCCTCGACTCAACTGGGATTAGACAAACTTGTTGCAGACGAAGATAGTTTAAACATCGTTAGAGAGATGGTCAGTAGACCTTTTGGCCTGATTTTGGTAACAGGACCTACTGGTTCTGGTAAAACCACCACTCTCTATTCTGCCTTAGCTGAATGTAATCACCCAGGTGTCAACATCAGTACCGCGGAGGACCCAATTGAATATACCCTCCCAGGCCTGACCCAAGTCCAGGTGATTCGAGAAAAAGGCATGGACTTTGCCTCAATTTTGAGAGCTTTTCTAAGGCAAGATCCAGATGTCATTCTAGTAGGTGAGACCCGAGATAAAGAAACCGCTAAAACAGCCATTGAAGCAGCGCTAACAGGACACCTTGTGTTAACGACTCTGCATACGAATGATGCTGCTAGTGCTGTTGCTCGCCTTGCAGAAATGGAAGTCGAGCCATTCATGGTTTCGGCGTCCTTATTGGGGGTTGTTGCCCAGCGTTTGGTACGGCGAGTATGTTCAGACTGTAAAGTTCCCTATCAACCTTCACCCTCTGAGCTAGGTCGATTTGGGCTATCTGCTTCTCCAGGAACAGAGATCACCTTCTACAAAGCTAATTCGTTATCAGCTGATGAACTTCAAACAGCTCAAGCTACAGGACAAACAGTTTGTTCAAAATGTAACGGTATTGGGTATAAAGGGCGTTGTGGTGTTTACGAAGTTATGCAAATCACTGAAACCCTGCAAACATTGATTACTGAAGGGGCACCTACTGAGCGGATTAAAGAGGTGGCAGTTGAAGAAGGGATGAAAACCCTTCTAGCTTATAGCCTAGAACTAGTTAAGAAAGGGGATACTACCCTCGCTGAAGTTGAACGAGTTACCTTTACCGATAGTGGTCTAGAGGCTGAACTTAAAGCTAAGCGTAAAACATCTCTAACGGGCGTAAGCAAAGGATCGGGGATGCATGGCTCAAAGAAAAACGGGTCAAGGACAATAGATCCTGTACCCGAACCAAAAACTATCATGACCCTACCATCGCAATTGCTAACCGTGCTAGCCCATGACGAATTCTAG